From the Hoplias malabaricus isolate fHopMal1 chromosome 6, fHopMal1.hap1, whole genome shotgun sequence genome, the window AACAACACTACACAAATGGGGCATGAAAGGAGCAAGGGAAACAAGCAGGAGAAACGAGcgagagaaacaaagaacactaccatacaaagaacaaagaacaaCTCGAACGAAACAAGTAACAACACAGCCAACGGAACAAGGTACAATGAACAACACCAGGacgtgagggaaggggacttaaatacaataacaaacgagaaacacctgaagacaataacgagacagaggcaggactaaggtggggctagggtgGAACCAGGGCAGAgctaggaacaacaacaaaacaaagccatgtgctgagaacaggaaaacacgagacgagggcgtgacaaccCCCAGAAAGCTGAATcaaatacaactggtggacaacaagaaaaaaagtaaagaaacagGCTGTAGTGATACAAAGTCAGCCTCCTAATCAGCCAGGACCAcatctggatcagactcaacctcaagtgagccagtCAACATCAGATGTGACAGTGACTTcctggccacagccagtgtttggtcaggtgcagacTTGGAGAGGAAGAGGTCAAGGAAATGTAGAaagaggaagaccaggaagattCAATCTGAACTTTCAGCAGGCTCCTGAAGTGTGCTAcaattgtggacagtttggtcCTTTTGCTTGTGAGTGCAACAAACCAGGAGGAGACTTCAGGGGATAACTTCAGAAGAAACTTCAGAGGAGGATTCAGGGGTCAACCAAGGTCAATCAAGGCACCTGTGAACCCTTATAGGGGCCCGGAACCAGGATTCTAGAGATGCCTGGAGAACctgtgtgggaggtgtcagctggTAGAAATAGGGCCAgagagagatccaacaatagaggtgaaaataaataattgactattgacaatgatggcagatagtggagctgctttcacctgAATTCAGCCAGAAGATGCTATAAacctccccaggtctggtcagatgGTTCAGACACTCTGatttgagggagtaaaacagctgattcctctcacagaaccaattgagctctgctataaacatctgaagactacaatacccatactggtatcagaacatacacctattgcaccTTTGGGAATAGGTGCTTTGTGCAtactgaactgtacaataaaatgcacaccagacggctgcctggtggaggtgccgagtgaaatgattgatcaatTGATGATGAAAACGGagactgaagcttcttcagtattttgaattggaaatcttagcgaagaattcttggaaccagccaagctgtgggagaagtttattgtagcaaacatcCCTGATGCAAAGGttccagagtatccatttcattgtacactgaaatactttaaggatgtTGAACAATCAGATACAGAACAATGGTTAAGTtatcaaccaaagcaagttgaattacgcTCATGTTGtataattttgggaccacaaggagctgctatgaagatagacaaaaatgacTATTTGCAAAAAGAGTTTGAtatgggaaaaagtgtacctcatgtgactttgctggtgtctgagcattgtgagcagaaacaaataggtgaaatgatggcagaagcagaagaagatgTCTTTAAACattgtctgcggagattcttttcatTATTTCCACCTGTTTTAACAATACAGCCAAGTTAACAACATATGTacctcccaaaatagtaactttacaagagaaggaaaataCCTTCTTAAAGTAGGTTTGGTGCATTTCCATTCACACAATTTGAAAACCAGCTGCTGTGATGTAGTACACTAAAATTTCACAAACATGTAGATACACCTTTTTCATTGAAGATCAGCAAAATTATAAATGCATCAGCAATTATTGTTTGAAATATCAGCAAATATAAAGCTTCAGCTGATGCAGAATATCTTTTCAAAATCAGTTATGTGCTGATTCAGATATTATCCTTCATCACAGACAAAACTAACAATTTCCTCTTTTCActaaaccagtcggacttactgccagccatatgaaccagactcctgctctgtttatacagggactggatggctcgtagcaaagagcccagtaccccatactcccaatGAACCTCCTTTGAATTTTTGTGGTGGCCTGAAGGCAGTCTAGAAGAGGAAGCAGTTGCCAAGCTGCTCATGCTTTGCCCTTTGAAGAATAGTGCAGGGTCAACAGGATGAGACAACAGATAAGGCAGCTCAGACACTCCTGACTAGTTTTTATTCAGATGATTGCTTGACTTCAGTAGAAACAGAACAAGAAACAGTCATTCTGGCGAAGAACCTGAAATTTCTCTGTAAAAAGGGTGGATTTCACTTGAAGTAGATGAGTAATTCAAGAGCCTTTCTATCATCTGTTCCTGAGCAAGCATGTGCCACAGAAGTCAAGACTCTGGACAGCAAGTTGTTGTCTGTAGGAAGAGCCTTAGTACTTGGTGTACTAAAACTGACACATTCTCTTTCAACATCAATGGGCAGAACAAAACCCCTACAAGAAGAGGAATCTTATCAGTTGTTGGCTCTGTATGAGGTtaacatgctacatcaccaaccaccacaatagcacctctacagtgcatttccccaactgatctgtgttctccttatccacaaccactgagtagacctttcagatttttcagaaaattccttcacagctgcccttagattccggcccctgatgctgaactgcacaatCAGGGATGTGGCTGACTTGGCTGCAGATCCCCTAACACCTACCTCCACTGGTCTTACAGGTGCCTGCCACCCACAGTCCCTCAACTTAGCCTTAGTGAACACGCGTGCAGCGGCCGCTCTGGAACCAAACgggcttttgtttttaaaaacttttttcttttttttcttttttatttataaaatatggaCGTGGGAACACCTGCAGTACGTATATATATCACCGccagtggactattctcagttcagccgTGACACTGATAGGTGTAAAAGCTTAAGAAGCCCTGCTTTATATGATACAATCATATAACCATAATAATGCCTCTGTTTCTATAAGATCTTAATTGTGGTTTTACATCTTCTGCTGTTATTAACTCTAAGTGCCAATGATATGACAAGGAACTCCTTCATCTGCCTTCATATGTACTGTAATGTTATAGCAGTTAATTTTACTGTAACAGAAGCACATGTACTTCATGAACAAAAacctaaataattaaaaacatgaaaagatcctttttaatgtaatttcattcAGATTATTTAAATACAACAAGATACATCTGGGGAAATGGTGTACATATCAGtaaattacagaaaaaaaatgaaacacatatcattaaatcagtttagtagagaaaataatgtttgtgaagtttaaagcaaataaaagaaaagataaaACAAAGGTCATACTAAAATTATAtgccatcatttttaaaaaaagttttaattaaGGCAACAAATGACAAAAATCTCTAGCTCTTTGGGGTGTCCACACTAAAGGTGAGCAAATCAGGACTACAAGAAGCAAGAAACAAAAGGATGAGAAGCACCTGTCTCAGTGAAAGGGTGGAAGTTACACTGCAGGTGAATAAATACAGTGACTTAGGGCCAGAGCAGGGCAGTACACGAGACTTGGAATAACAAAGCTGTGGGCCTGGGAATGTTTGAATGTTTGGGTACACTGCATAAATCTTTTTTATCTATATTGTACAATTGTTCAGTAccaaaaaaataattcagaatATGTGGAAAAATATGGTGGCCTGGACATGTCAGAAATTCTGaactaaacctattttaaacactgctgcctctatGTATGGGACCCACTATATGAAGCATAAACAGGTTCGTTCAGCGGCTACAAAGAAATTTGACTATTTCATGTGGGTTACACTTAACAGAAAATTATAAAAAGTGGCACATTTAATATAATGAAACAATCACAGGGAAATTTGTCCAGACCAAGGGAGGTAATTCTTCAGTTGAACTTTACTTCAAAGAAACAAAGTATAGAAATTATAAATACTCACATTAATAAACTTAGCTTTTCAGTATTCATATTTGACTGGGTTTATTGCTTATATACACTCATTACAAGCCTTAGTGTGACTCTATCCTAGATGAGTATAGAGTACCCTGGTTTTAACGCAGACTGTGAGTGGTGGCAATGACCCCAATAATCCCAGCTATTCCTGCAAACATTGAAAAGAGGATTTGCCCTGGAACTGTCCACTTTCCCATGGCCACACCAGCAGCAAAGCCTAATGAGATGCCCAGAATGTTCACAGTGGTTTGATGCTGCAGCCCATGTTTTAAAGCTTTCCCTGTGACAGCTCCTACTACTGATGATGAAAATCCTACCAGGAATCCATAGCTAAAGGTGCAAAAGTCTATAGACCTGTTGTTCTTTACCTGAATTCCACCCATGATTATACCAACTGCACTGATTACACAAAGAAACGACTTTTGTGAATAAAGGCCCATTATTGCTATTTTGAAACGTGATATGTTTGATTGAGCATAGTGAAACATCTGTAGTGTGTACCAGCTGTTTCCGTTAGCATCCACCATGTTGTCTATTTTCTCTAGTAGCTGAGTAACCTGAAGTCTGTTTGCTGGATCTTTATTGTTAAGAACGTGATACCTACCACCACATTCCTCAACTAATTTTGACagtcttctgttttttttaatctggtCTTTAATTTTGGAGCCACTCAGCTCGTCTCCATGTGTAAAGAGAACAACTGTGTGTCTCAGAGCTTCCTCGCCAAATGTATGTGTAAACAGTGTCACAATGTCTTCTTCTTGCTCAGTGAAAGTATCCATTGTGAAAACCAGAAGGAAGGCGTGAAGCCCTGGAAAAGATGACTTCACACCTTTCTCCAGTTCCACAATCAGATCTTTCTTTGACAGCTTAGAGTGAAAGAAATTAGGGCTGTCAATCACATGTACGCTCCAGTTTGCAACAGTGGTACTTTGTTCTGAGCATGTGTCAGTTATTGAGGATATTCTGGAACCTGAGGGAAACTCATCTCTGCCCAAAATGATGTTTCCTGCAGAACTCGTACCAACTCCTGTTCTTCCCACCAGCAGAACCTTGAGCTcctgatcagccataacttcACAGTTAGTGCGCATCATTGGAAAGCTAAGCACAAACATGGAAAAAAATCACTGCAGTTATAAAGAGAAGAACACATTTCATTATAATAACCATCTCAGCTCTATGACATGGCAGACAGATTAAGGTATAGGTTTGATCGTAGAGAATAACCAAACATGAAGATCTGAATGATCAGTAAAACATGCCTGTGCTCATGTTACAATCAGATATGACCATGCACAACTTTGAtcacatttttgtatttttaaactgGGATGGATTCGTTATACATTGGATATATAATAGCTTGGATTTAACATCTGCTTTTAACATAGTAAGCACATCAACCCTCCTTAGTCATCTTGGAAATGTACAGATCTGGCCAACAGTGATTTTATGGATTAAGAACACTTTGCACAATAGACAGCAACATGTGGTTGTTAAAGGTTTTAAATACAGGGTTTCCACAAGGATGTGTTCTATCCCCTGTtctatttttctgtttatataaatgaaatTTTTTTGTAGTTAGGAAAATATGTCTTTCCTAAAATATGCAGATGATATTTATGGAGTCAAATAATGATCCAAAAATGttgagcttgtaaaacaatacacacagaTGTAACGGAATTTGTAACTACGTTTGAgaaactacatacacgtaaaagtcaaatccacaaatgtactggaatgttcaaatttaaaataacaactacaataataatatttaaattaatttcacaaatgtggaaaaggtttttaatttttaaaagtgtagaaAAGCTACAGGGGCGGcacgttggtgcagcaggtagtatctctgtcacacagctccaggaacctggaggttgcgggttcgagtctcgctccgggtgactgtatgtgaagagtgtggtgtgttctccctgtgtctgcgtgggtttcctccgggtgactgtctgtgaggagtgtggtgtgttctccctgtgtctgtgtgggtttcctccaggtgactttctgtgaggagtgtggtgtgttttccctgtgtctgcgtgggtttcctccaggtgactgtctgtgaggagtgtggtgtgttctccctgtgtctgcgtgggtttcctccaggtgactgtctgtgaggagtgtggtgtattttccctgtgtctgcctggtcttcctccgggtgctccagtttcctcccacagtccaaaaacacatattggtaggtggattggcgaatcaaaagtgtccataggtgtgagtgtgtgtttgtgtgtgtcaccctgtgaaggactggcggccccctccagggtgtatttcagcgcccagtgattctgggt encodes:
- the LOC136700289 gene encoding GTPase IMAP family member 9-like, whose protein sequence is MMRTNCEVMADQELKVLLVGRTGVGTSSAGNIILGRDEFPSGSRISSITDTCSEQSTTVANWSVHVIDSPNFFHSKLSKKDLIVELEKGVKSSFPGLHAFLLVFTMDTFTEQEEDIVTLFTHTFGEEALRHTVVLFTHGDELSGSKIKDQIKKNRRLSKLVEECGGRYHVLNNKDPANRLQVTQLLEKIDNMVDANGNSWYTLQMFHYAQSNISRFKIAIMGLYSQKSFLCVISAVGIIMGGIQVKNNRSIDFCTFSYGFLVGFSSSVVGAVTGKALKHGLQHQTTVNILGISLGFAAGVAMGKWTVPGQILFSMFAGIAGIIGVIATTHSLR